In Pseudoalteromonas carrageenovora IAM 12662, the following proteins share a genomic window:
- a CDS encoding Lcl C-terminal domain-containing protein gives MKAFALIPLISCGLLSACGGGGGSDDTGIESSVNAGTDLQIIEKSEFTITAQGSPADGTFTWQQVSGPSLDGFPLDGAEQTLTAPDVKADSEIILRVSYQSTGSSAVSDDITISVSSNNQLPLVVVTQTLPETLPSVYKDTITLSALESTDPDDNGQIDTYFWEQLSGLDLDITSFDESTLSFSHPLLESNTNLSWKLTITDDEGGQASTQYDMTLNKTNELVDANAGDDQTVEEFELVTLDATGSETVTDTYECTWQQLTGNAETLSSASQCTTTFTASDVDTDTTLSFEVTVTDSKGRTDTDSLFVDVTPKALGLINDSGVGECYNNTQRINCASDDFPEQDAELGRDSYANRLDKVGKGNLAFDYTKLNKFADEVADDSSDFTCIRDNVTGLVWEVKSAPSGTVPDTSLRDGQNHYFWDIGETTFTDTSTANSTCPNDTSCGVQSYINEVNDLDFCGGTNWRLPTYTELLGLIDYGKQGQRVLIDESLFPYIPQAGEIEDVDLPYWTSQTAADGTSLSQAYIIDMSSGNDLAYPKENTAYVRLVRSR, from the coding sequence ATGAAAGCGTTTGCTTTAATCCCTCTCATTTCTTGCGGTTTGCTGAGTGCGTGTGGAGGCGGTGGTGGTAGCGACGATACCGGTATAGAGTCATCAGTGAATGCCGGAACTGACTTACAAATTATCGAAAAAAGTGAATTTACCATTACTGCACAAGGCTCTCCTGCAGACGGTACATTTACTTGGCAACAAGTAAGTGGCCCAAGTTTAGATGGATTCCCACTTGATGGTGCAGAGCAAACCCTTACAGCACCAGATGTTAAAGCTGACAGCGAAATAATTTTAAGAGTTAGCTATCAAAGTACTGGAAGCAGTGCTGTTAGTGATGATATTACAATTTCTGTTAGTTCTAATAATCAGCTACCTCTTGTGGTAGTAACGCAAACCTTACCCGAAACACTTCCCTCTGTTTATAAAGATACAATTACCTTAAGTGCTCTTGAATCAACAGATCCTGATGACAATGGCCAAATAGATACTTATTTTTGGGAACAGTTATCAGGCTTAGATCTTGATATTACAAGCTTTGATGAGTCAACGCTGAGCTTCTCTCATCCGTTACTTGAAAGCAATACCAATTTATCTTGGAAATTAACAATTACTGACGATGAAGGTGGGCAAGCAAGTACGCAATATGATATGACACTTAATAAAACTAATGAGCTGGTGGATGCTAATGCTGGGGATGATCAAACTGTAGAAGAGTTTGAATTAGTTACCCTAGATGCAACAGGCAGTGAAACAGTCACGGATACTTATGAGTGTACCTGGCAACAACTTACCGGTAATGCCGAAACGCTTAGTAGCGCGAGCCAATGTACAACAACATTTACTGCATCTGATGTAGATACAGATACTACTTTAAGCTTTGAGGTGACAGTAACAGATTCAAAAGGGCGTACCGATACAGATTCTTTATTTGTTGATGTTACACCTAAAGCGCTGGGACTTATAAACGACAGCGGTGTAGGTGAGTGCTATAACAATACTCAACGAATAAACTGCGCAAGTGATGACTTTCCTGAGCAAGATGCTGAGCTTGGCCGCGATAGTTACGCAAATAGATTAGATAAAGTAGGTAAAGGTAATCTGGCATTTGATTATACTAAGTTAAACAAGTTTGCCGATGAAGTTGCAGATGATAGCAGTGACTTTACCTGTATTCGCGATAATGTGACTGGCTTAGTGTGGGAAGTAAAAAGTGCTCCTTCAGGTACTGTGCCAGACACCTCATTGCGAGATGGGCAAAATCATTACTTTTGGGATATAGGAGAGACTACTTTTACAGATACAAGTACTGCAAATAGCACGTGTCCTAACGATACAAGTTGTGGAGTTCAAAGTTATATAAACGAAGTGAACGACTTAGATTTTTGTGGTGGTACTAATTGGCGTTTACCAACGTACACTGAGCTTTTAGGTTTAATTGATTATGGCAAGCAAGGGCAAAGAGTATTGATCGACGAATCGTTATTTCCTTATATTCCTCAAGCGGGCGAGATAGAAGATGTAGATTTACCTTATTGGACCTCGCAAACAGCCGCCGATGGTACTAGTTTATCGCAAGCTTATATTATCGATATGAGTAGCGGGAATGACCTTGCTTACCCTAAAGAAAACACCGCTTATGTACGCCTAGTTAGAAGCCGTTAG
- a CDS encoding general secretion pathway protein GspB: MSYLLDALKQSQQADMSAEQYDLQSEQLKQQQALKRYRKLAWLLGGSIAAFITVAGGFASGKWLQSSPFFEKPVLNEATKIEADSKAPVKVSEEEQTASLNSANKSSPLESMKTADSTNKASIEGQVVYVQTQSGVQKMLLTPQGQYIPMNDNPMQTQQGYNVKMPINANGYSQNTFNQPVQNYNPNAYNAQGQNSQFMQPQTPNTSSAGLDMSKYKVLGKPVNSNAGQNTSTTQSDPELDAVPTKLKDAFAQAIKDSEQEQDYEVTQGSRTSSRVNPVELLPDGLQAMLPSIKYQAHIYSSSADKRWIKLNGRELHEGESIGVLTVIEITPEQSVLDFDGYEFSLKALQDWPQ, translated from the coding sequence ATGTCTTATTTATTAGATGCATTAAAACAATCGCAACAAGCAGATATGAGCGCCGAGCAATACGATTTGCAATCAGAACAATTAAAACAACAACAAGCACTCAAGCGTTATCGTAAATTAGCGTGGTTACTCGGAGGCAGTATTGCCGCTTTTATAACTGTCGCTGGTGGGTTTGCCAGTGGTAAGTGGCTACAAAGCAGCCCCTTTTTTGAAAAGCCAGTACTTAACGAAGCTACAAAAATTGAAGCGGATAGTAAAGCGCCTGTAAAAGTGAGCGAAGAAGAGCAAACAGCATCTTTAAATTCAGCAAATAAATCATCGCCTTTAGAGTCTATGAAAACTGCAGATAGCACTAATAAAGCGTCTATTGAAGGTCAGGTTGTATATGTACAAACACAATCTGGTGTGCAAAAAATGCTGCTAACCCCGCAAGGGCAATATATTCCAATGAATGATAATCCTATGCAAACTCAGCAAGGTTATAATGTAAAAATGCCTATAAATGCCAATGGTTATAGCCAAAATACATTTAATCAACCTGTGCAGAACTACAACCCCAATGCCTATAATGCACAAGGGCAAAACTCACAGTTTATGCAGCCTCAAACGCCAAATACAAGCTCTGCTGGGCTAGATATGAGCAAATATAAAGTGCTGGGTAAACCTGTTAATAGTAATGCAGGGCAAAATACATCAACGACACAAAGCGATCCTGAATTAGATGCGGTGCCGACTAAATTAAAAGACGCGTTTGCACAAGCAATAAAAGACTCTGAACAGGAGCAAGATTACGAAGTAACTCAAGGCTCTCGTACTTCTTCTCGTGTTAACCCTGTAGAGCTATTACCAGACGGCCTACAAGCAATGCTACCAAGCATAAAATATCAGGCGCATATTTACTCATCAAGCGCAGATAAACGTTGGATCAAGTTAAATGGACGAGAGCTTCATGAAGGTGAAAGCATCGGAGTTTTAACTGTAATAGAGATTACGCCAGAGCAAAGTGTACTTGATTTTGATGGTTACGAGTTTAGCTTAAAAGCATTGCAAGACTGGCCGCAATAA
- a CDS encoding DUF2982 domain-containing protein codes for MDKLNKAVKYRAQGARYAIEILIVGAVGLAFIMLFNLLRPGEISILEIFLVSLCIAAIFVGFLKTQEPYYSLVLSESELIYCHKYGAWSMSWSNFHHSGIPKVEDGLDHLELNAVGVKLNDIDEFLTSIAPRIAGKLLIEQRNLFMQVVQKHCKNGNCPSEWLIEDTHYTSLKGKSYTGLIAMFANRTKHLQLLTGYDLLLPASVLDRDIWAFSANLNKWKRQPSQFIASQINN; via the coding sequence ATGGATAAACTTAACAAAGCGGTTAAATATCGTGCTCAAGGAGCTCGCTATGCAATAGAAATACTTATTGTTGGGGCGGTAGGCCTTGCCTTTATCATGCTGTTTAACTTATTGCGGCCGGGTGAAATTAGCATACTAGAAATATTTTTAGTAAGTTTGTGTATAGCCGCTATTTTTGTTGGTTTTTTAAAAACTCAAGAGCCTTATTACAGTCTAGTTTTAAGTGAGTCTGAATTAATTTATTGCCACAAATATGGCGCGTGGAGCATGTCTTGGAGTAATTTTCATCACAGTGGGATCCCCAAAGTAGAAGATGGGCTTGATCACCTAGAGCTTAATGCTGTGGGTGTTAAATTAAACGACATAGATGAGTTTTTAACAAGTATTGCACCGCGAATTGCAGGGAAACTATTAATAGAACAGCGCAACTTATTTATGCAAGTTGTTCAAAAACATTGCAAAAATGGCAATTGCCCATCAGAATGGTTAATAGAAGATACACATTACACTTCCTTAAAAGGAAAGAGCTATACTGGACTTATAGCTATGTTTGCTAATAGAACTAAGCACCTTCAACTGTTAACAGGTTACGACTTATTGTTACCTGCCAGTGTATTAGATAGAGATATTTGGGCATTTAGTGCTAACTTAAATAAGTGGAAGCGCCAGCCCAGTCAGTTTATAGCGTCGCAAATTAATAATTAA
- a CDS encoding efflux RND transporter periplasmic adaptor subunit, giving the protein MYSRQSGKALFPFIITLLLIFSVYLYLPASHGEQADLSQMSTQVTAHTVTSQENAVMIEAIGSARANQAIYIKSAQNDYVTDIYFKDGDLVSKGQKLVQLQSQQEQLAVKELGINLREEKRQLDRLTELSRTQSTAKSLLEEQLSRVDATEAQLESAKTKLNEMTITAPFSGLLGKREISVGAYVSNTTIITTLDDISIIKVDFKVPEKYLSQLAIGMKVLTQNDAYPGQTFNGKVTHISSRIDSVTRSVEVTASFANKSGLLRPGMLLNTALELSSNQALMVPEKAVIPLQDKHFVFQITDGVANRIEVHVAGRNNGWVAIDEGLTDGEQIVTEGLIKIRSGSKVSIKG; this is encoded by the coding sequence ATGTACTCAAGACAATCAGGTAAAGCTCTCTTTCCATTTATCATTACACTACTTTTAATATTTAGCGTTTACTTATATTTACCCGCTAGCCACGGTGAACAGGCCGATTTATCGCAAATGTCGACCCAAGTAACAGCTCACACGGTTACCTCTCAAGAAAACGCAGTAATGATAGAAGCCATTGGTAGTGCCCGCGCAAACCAAGCAATTTATATTAAAAGTGCACAAAACGACTATGTCACAGATATATACTTTAAAGATGGCGACTTAGTCAGTAAAGGTCAAAAATTAGTTCAACTACAAAGCCAGCAAGAACAACTAGCGGTTAAAGAACTAGGCATAAACCTGCGTGAAGAAAAGCGCCAGCTAGACCGCCTTACTGAGCTTTCACGTACGCAATCAACAGCAAAGTCACTACTAGAGGAGCAACTTTCGCGTGTTGATGCAACAGAGGCTCAACTAGAAAGCGCAAAAACAAAGCTAAACGAAATGACGATTACTGCGCCTTTTTCTGGTCTACTAGGTAAACGAGAAATATCAGTAGGTGCATACGTAAGTAATACAACCATTATCACAACACTTGATGATATTAGTATTATTAAAGTTGATTTTAAAGTGCCTGAAAAATACTTATCTCAGCTAGCTATAGGTATGAAGGTATTAACTCAAAACGACGCCTACCCAGGGCAAACGTTTAACGGCAAAGTAACGCATATTAGCTCGCGTATCGACTCTGTAACTCGCAGCGTTGAAGTTACTGCAAGCTTTGCTAATAAATCAGGATTACTTCGCCCTGGCATGTTATTAAACACGGCTCTGGAGCTAAGTAGTAATCAGGCATTAATGGTGCCTGAAAAAGCCGTGATCCCACTTCAAGATAAACATTTTGTATTTCAAATTACTGATGGTGTAGCTAACCGAATTGAAGTACATGTTGCCGGCAGAAACAATGGTTGGGTTGCTATTGATGAAGGCTTAACCGATGGCGAGCAAATTGTTACTGAAGGGCTAATAAAAATTCGCTCTGGTAGCAAAGTAAGCATAAAGGGGTAA
- a CDS encoding efflux RND transporter permease subunit, producing MKITDTSVKRPVFAIVINLLLLTFGLVAFTMLPLREYPDIETPIVNISTEYTGASAEIIETKITQIIENRISGIEGIKSINSSSRNGRSNITIEFNINRDIDAASNDVRERVARALDSLPDQVRPPEISKSNSDESPIAWFVLNSETMDSLQLSDYAQRFTVDRLAVVDGVSNVRIGGERQYAMKIWLNRQAMAARGITSSDIENTLRTENVELPAGEIESIDRDFTVRTARSYKDQRDFKNLVIKRGEEGYLVRLGEVADVQLEAADDESLFRGNGRNMIGLGIVKQAKANTLTVVDNARSELEKIKRNLPEGTTIQDSYDSSVFIKESISEVYSTLAISMGLVVLVIFLFLGNIRATLIPAVTVPVALVGSFMFLLAMGYSINLLTLLALVLAIGLVVDDAIVMLENIHRRIELGEPPLLAAFRGAREVGFAIVATTLVLISVFVPLVFMDGRIGALFTEFAMAVSAAVFFSSVTALTLAPALCSKVLKVSDKPNKFSLWMDRQFTKIESSYRKSLSTNITRKWGLMVSLLLAGFVSYSLFLQVPSELTPKEDRGTFFIMMSGPEGASYENNAANMAKIEERLMPYSQAGELSRVLVRVPGWGGSGGVAIVGMADWDKRKRSTWEVMDEISGKMQEVTDVRAFAIMRRGIGGGGSSRPIEFVLQGNDYAQLADWRDRIIKRAEQNPGLVRIDHDYKETFPQFLVSIDKNKAADLGVSVSDVGTTLETMLGQRRVTTFIDRGEEYDVILKGTKADFANPTDISNIYLKSRSGELVPLDSLISLKEEATASRLNRYNRMRAITLSANLADGYTLEQALNFLNEVAAQENDIDGAVDYKGESQLYYEGASAMTYVFILALTVTFLVLAAQFESFMHPFVIMLTVPLGLMGAMFGLWSTGLTLNIYSQIGIVMLIGLSAKNGILIVEFTNQLRDKGVEFSEAILQAATQRLRPIIMTSLTTVMSSVPLVLASGPGAESRMVIGVVVFTGVIVSTLLTLFVVPAAYYALARNTQSPEFLQQKLDKQAQDKPLEEI from the coding sequence GTGAAGATTACAGATACTAGCGTTAAACGCCCTGTTTTTGCCATTGTAATTAATTTACTACTGCTTACTTTTGGTTTGGTTGCTTTTACTATGCTGCCACTTCGAGAATACCCAGATATTGAAACGCCTATAGTAAATATAAGTACTGAGTACACTGGCGCGTCTGCTGAGATTATAGAAACCAAAATAACGCAAATAATTGAAAATCGTATATCAGGTATTGAAGGTATTAAAAGTATTAACTCATCAAGTCGTAATGGACGTTCAAACATTACTATTGAGTTTAATATTAACCGCGACATAGACGCTGCATCTAACGATGTACGAGAGCGAGTTGCTCGCGCTCTAGATAGCTTACCTGATCAAGTACGCCCACCTGAAATATCTAAATCAAATAGTGATGAAAGCCCTATTGCGTGGTTTGTACTAAACAGCGAAACAATGGATTCGTTGCAACTATCTGATTACGCTCAGCGTTTTACTGTTGACCGTTTGGCCGTCGTTGATGGTGTATCAAACGTACGTATTGGCGGAGAGCGCCAATACGCGATGAAAATTTGGCTAAATCGCCAAGCCATGGCTGCCCGTGGAATTACATCAAGTGATATAGAAAATACGCTACGTACAGAAAACGTTGAGCTACCAGCGGGTGAAATTGAGTCGATAGATCGTGACTTTACTGTACGTACAGCCCGAAGCTATAAAGATCAACGCGATTTTAAAAACCTAGTAATAAAGCGTGGTGAAGAAGGCTATTTAGTACGTTTAGGTGAAGTTGCCGACGTTCAGCTAGAAGCTGCTGACGATGAAAGTTTGTTCCGTGGTAATGGCCGTAACATGATTGGTTTAGGCATTGTTAAGCAAGCTAAAGCAAACACGTTAACCGTGGTAGACAATGCCCGCAGCGAACTTGAAAAAATAAAACGAAACCTACCTGAAGGTACTACTATTCAAGACAGCTACGACTCCTCTGTGTTTATTAAAGAGTCAATTAGTGAAGTTTACAGCACTCTAGCAATATCTATGGGGCTAGTTGTACTGGTTATATTTTTGTTTTTAGGCAATATACGAGCAACGCTTATCCCGGCAGTAACTGTACCCGTAGCACTGGTTGGTAGCTTTATGTTTTTACTTGCTATGGGTTACTCAATCAACCTATTAACGTTATTGGCATTAGTATTGGCTATTGGTTTAGTCGTAGATGACGCCATTGTAATGCTTGAAAACATTCACCGCCGTATAGAGCTGGGTGAGCCACCGTTGTTAGCCGCATTTAGGGGCGCACGTGAAGTAGGTTTTGCAATTGTAGCAACCACACTAGTGCTTATATCGGTATTTGTGCCGCTTGTATTTATGGATGGCCGTATAGGCGCCTTATTTACAGAGTTTGCAATGGCTGTAAGTGCTGCCGTATTTTTCTCAAGCGTTACCGCGCTAACGCTTGCTCCTGCCCTTTGCTCTAAAGTACTTAAAGTATCTGACAAACCAAACAAGTTTAGCCTGTGGATGGACCGTCAGTTTACTAAAATAGAATCAAGCTATCGTAAGTCCTTATCTACCAATATAACCCGTAAATGGGGATTAATGGTGAGCTTATTACTTGCTGGCTTTGTTAGTTATTCGCTATTTTTACAAGTCCCCTCTGAGCTAACGCCAAAAGAAGACCGTGGTACATTCTTTATTATGATGAGTGGTCCAGAAGGCGCAAGCTACGAAAATAATGCCGCCAACATGGCAAAAATTGAAGAGCGCTTAATGCCCTATTCGCAAGCAGGTGAGCTTAGCCGTGTGCTTGTTCGAGTGCCTGGTTGGGGCGGTAGCGGCGGCGTGGCAATTGTAGGTATGGCCGATTGGGATAAGCGTAAACGCTCTACGTGGGAAGTAATGGATGAAATAAGCGGTAAAATGCAAGAAGTTACCGATGTACGTGCCTTTGCCATTATGCGCCGCGGTATTGGCGGTGGTGGCTCATCTCGCCCTATTGAGTTTGTATTGCAAGGTAACGATTACGCACAACTAGCCGATTGGCGCGACCGCATAATAAAACGTGCCGAGCAAAACCCAGGCCTTGTAAGAATCGACCATGATTATAAAGAAACCTTCCCACAGTTTTTAGTTAGCATAGATAAAAACAAAGCGGCTGATTTAGGTGTGTCGGTATCAGATGTGGGCACAACTCTTGAAACAATGTTGGGTCAGCGCCGCGTAACTACCTTTATTGACCGTGGTGAAGAGTACGATGTAATTTTAAAAGGTACAAAAGCCGATTTTGCTAACCCTACTGATATTTCAAACATATACCTTAAATCGCGAAGCGGTGAGCTAGTACCGCTAGACAGCCTTATCAGCTTAAAAGAAGAAGCCACAGCATCGCGATTAAATCGTTATAATCGTATGCGCGCTATAACGCTAAGCGCTAACTTAGCTGATGGCTATACGCTTGAGCAAGCGCTTAACTTTTTGAATGAAGTAGCCGCGCAGGAAAACGATATTGATGGTGCTGTAGATTATAAAGGCGAATCTCAGCTTTATTACGAAGGTGCATCTGCGATGACCTATGTATTTATACTTGCTCTTACGGTTACTTTTTTAGTACTGGCAGCGCAATTTGAAAGCTTTATGCACCCGTTTGTAATTATGCTAACTGTACCGCTTGGCTTAATGGGCGCTATGTTTGGTTTATGGTCTACTGGCCTTACGCTCAATATTTACAGCCAAATTGGTATTGTCATGCTCATAGGTTTAAGCGCTAAAAACGGTATTTTAATCGTTGAGTTTACTAACCAGCTACGTGATAAAGGCGTTGAATTTAGCGAAGCTATTTTGCAGGCAGCAACTCAGCGCTTACGCCCTATTATTATGACCTCGCTGACCACGGTTATGAGTTCGGTACCTTTAGTACTTGCCTCAGGTCCTGGTGCTGAAAGCCGCATGGTAATTGGTGTTGTTGTATTTACAGGCGTTATAGTCTCTACCTTGCTGACGCTTTTTGTTGTACCTGCTGCGTATTATGCGTTAGCTCGAAACACACAATCGCCTGAGTTTTTACAACAAAAACTTGATAAACAAGCACAAGATAAACCTTTAGAAGAGATCTAA
- the msrA gene encoding peptide-methionine (S)-S-oxide reductase MsrA, translating to MSSAKQVTTFGGGCFWCIDAAFRRVNGVLNVSSGYTGGETNTPTYQSVCTGTTGHAEVVKIEFDSAIVSFERLLAMFFTLHDATQLNRQGNDIGTQYRSVVYYHDDAQLTQTNEMIAQLQNHVSEPIVTEVSPATTYYPAEHYHQDYYNENPQQGYCSILIAPKLHKFETVFKEFLTE from the coding sequence ATGAGCTCAGCAAAGCAAGTAACAACATTTGGTGGCGGCTGTTTTTGGTGTATAGATGCTGCATTTAGGCGTGTAAATGGCGTATTAAACGTAAGTTCTGGTTACACTGGCGGCGAAACAAACACGCCGACTTACCAATCAGTTTGTACAGGTACTACCGGGCATGCAGAAGTTGTTAAAATTGAATTTGACAGCGCTATAGTGAGCTTTGAAAGACTTTTAGCAATGTTTTTTACTTTGCATGATGCAACGCAATTAAATCGCCAAGGTAACGATATAGGCACGCAATACAGAAGCGTTGTCTATTACCATGACGACGCGCAATTAACACAAACCAATGAAATGATAGCCCAATTACAAAACCACGTTAGCGAGCCAATAGTGACAGAGGTTAGCCCAGCTACAACGTATTACCCAGCAGAGCATTATCATCAAGATTACTACAACGAAAACCCACAACAAGGTTACTGTAGTATTTTAATAGCACCTAAATTACACAAGTTTGAAACCGTTTTTAAAGAGTTTTTAACTGAGTAA
- a CDS encoding Lcl C-terminal domain-containing protein: protein MKLKLLYVLAATAFSFNVAAEQTCYAGADTTTATDRFTINTDGTVSDSETGLMWQRCSYSQTYNEDTELCEGSTPSINWQEALRGAKNDTTADYDDWQVPNIKELASILEHSCTEPSINEDVFLGTKLQNYWSNTSGVSTMSSAWVYQFDSGLNSLHAKTSNVYLRLVRYEK from the coding sequence ATGAAATTAAAATTACTCTATGTTCTAGCTGCTACCGCGTTTAGCTTTAATGTTGCTGCTGAACAAACATGTTACGCAGGTGCAGACACTACAACCGCAACAGATAGGTTTACTATAAATACAGACGGTACTGTATCAGACAGTGAAACAGGTTTAATGTGGCAACGATGTAGCTATTCGCAAACCTACAACGAGGATACAGAACTTTGCGAAGGGTCTACACCTTCTATTAATTGGCAAGAAGCTCTGCGCGGAGCAAAAAATGATACAACCGCCGATTACGATGATTGGCAAGTGCCTAATATTAAAGAGCTGGCGAGTATTTTAGAGCACAGCTGTACAGAGCCAAGTATTAATGAAGATGTATTTTTAGGCACTAAGTTACAAAATTATTGGTCTAATACATCAGGTGTAAGCACAATGAGCTCAGCGTGGGTATATCAGTTTGATAGCGGGTTAAATAGTTTACATGCTAAAACAAGCAACGTGTATTTACGCTTAGTTCGTTACGAAAAATAA
- a CDS encoding ExeA family protein has protein sequence MYLSYFGLSEKPFSISPNPHYLFLSERHKEALAHLTYGLGEDGGFVLLTGEVGTGKTTITRSMLEQLPENTQVAMIHNPALSELELLASICDELKISYDSQNATLKSLTDIIKQHLEMNNKSGGHTILIIDEAQLLAPDVLEQLRLLTNIETDHKKLLQIVLVGQPELQELLKRNELRQLAQRITARYHLLPLTQGQTVAYIKHRLHIAGCDKGVFSMDAMQTVHQLTGGVPRLMNLVCERALVGAFAKQQLIVDSDIIKKSAQESLPMDFIATDNSASKPSGYTSYGFAFVALFAAGVGLSFII, from the coding sequence GTGTATTTAAGCTATTTTGGCCTAAGCGAAAAACCTTTTTCGATCTCGCCTAACCCTCATTACTTATTTTTAAGTGAACGCCACAAAGAAGCATTAGCACACCTAACCTATGGATTGGGTGAAGATGGCGGCTTTGTATTATTAACGGGCGAAGTAGGCACAGGTAAAACAACTATTACGCGCAGTATGTTAGAGCAGCTGCCAGAAAATACGCAAGTGGCAATGATCCATAACCCTGCGTTATCAGAGCTTGAACTTTTAGCAAGTATTTGTGATGAGCTAAAAATTAGTTACGACTCGCAAAATGCCACACTAAAAAGCCTAACCGATATTATTAAACAGCATTTAGAAATGAATAATAAGTCGGGTGGCCACACCATACTTATTATTGATGAAGCCCAATTATTAGCACCTGATGTACTAGAGCAGTTACGCTTATTAACTAACATAGAAACTGATCATAAAAAGTTACTGCAAATAGTGCTAGTAGGGCAACCTGAATTGCAAGAGCTATTAAAACGAAATGAATTAAGGCAACTTGCTCAGCGAATTACTGCTCGATATCACTTATTACCGTTAACGCAAGGGCAAACGGTGGCTTATATTAAGCACCGTTTACATATAGCAGGCTGTGATAAAGGAGTATTTTCAATGGATGCCATGCAAACTGTACATCAGTTAACTGGCGGAGTGCCTCGCTTGATGAACTTAGTATGTGAGCGGGCATTAGTAGGGGCTTTTGCAAAGCAACAGCTAATAGTTGATAGCGATATAATAAAAAAATCAGCGCAAGAGTCATTACCTATGGATTTTATAGCAACTGATAATAGCGCTTCAAAACCAAGTGGATACACCTCGTACGGCTTTGCCTTTGTTGCATTGTTTGCAGCAGGTGTTGGCCTTTCATTTATTATATAG
- a CDS encoding HD-GYP domain-containing protein — MKIIPISKLLPGMFVQSVTKQTGRIKIKNQGWVKTQAGIDKLKNAGILEIEIDPDKTLTDSVPEKEPTQTSTIIKKRDPWQKVHSSEQEMGKAKKLYDEAKTLQIKAFKDIKAGRDIDIAPFRELASGFMDSVFRNQDALACLTQMRQKDAYLLEHSINVSILMGIFAKHLGINKDLIVELTTGALLHDIGKIKTPDEVLNKPGRLTEAEFEIMKLHALYSKQILEESGLTGVAVDIAGMHHERLDGKGYPYGKKGDEISLYVRMASIVDVYDALTAERVYKAGMEPIKAFKILKDGCPDSFDGELLTKFIQCIGIHPVGTLVRLSSQKVGLVTESNPATPLKPTVKTFYSAKHGRYTEVQDIDLSNKKTSDSLESAVKPKEYNIDLERFYKNSILP; from the coding sequence TTGAAAATTATTCCCATTTCAAAACTATTACCCGGTATGTTTGTTCAAAGTGTTACTAAACAAACAGGCCGTATAAAGATCAAAAATCAGGGATGGGTAAAAACTCAGGCTGGTATTGATAAGCTTAAAAATGCCGGTATTTTAGAGATAGAAATAGACCCAGACAAAACCCTCACAGATTCAGTACCTGAAAAAGAACCAACCCAGACATCTACTATCATTAAAAAACGTGATCCCTGGCAGAAAGTTCACAGTAGTGAACAAGAAATGGGTAAAGCAAAAAAGCTTTACGACGAAGCTAAAACCTTACAAATAAAAGCATTTAAAGATATTAAGGCTGGCCGAGATATAGATATAGCGCCATTTAGAGAGCTTGCCAGTGGTTTTATGGACTCAGTATTTAGAAACCAAGATGCCCTTGCATGTTTAACGCAAATGCGCCAAAAAGACGCTTACTTACTTGAGCACTCAATAAACGTGTCTATTTTAATGGGCATTTTTGCAAAACATTTAGGCATAAATAAAGACCTAATAGTAGAGCTAACAACAGGTGCTTTATTGCATGATATAGGAAAAATAAAAACCCCAGATGAAGTGCTCAACAAACCAGGGCGTCTAACCGAGGCCGAGTTTGAAATAATGAAGCTACACGCACTTTATTCAAAGCAAATACTAGAAGAGTCTGGATTAACTGGTGTAGCTGTAGATATTGCTGGTATGCACCATGAACGATTGGATGGCAAAGGCTACCCCTATGGTAAAAAAGGTGATGAAATAAGCTTATATGTTCGCATGGCATCGATTGTAGATGTATACGATGCATTAACCGCAGAGCGAGTTTATAAAGCAGGTATGGAGCCTATAAAAGCCTTTAAAATATTAAAAGACGGATGCCCGGACAGTTTTGATGGTGAGCTATTAACTAAGTTTATCCAGTGTATTGGTATTCACCCTGTAGGTACTCTTGTCAGGTTGTCGAGTCAAAAAGTGGGCTTGGTAACTGAAAGCAACCCAGCGACCCCCTTAAAGCCTACAGTTAAAACTTTTTATAGTGCTAAACATGGTCGCTATACGGAAGTACAAGATATAGATTTATCAAATAAAAAAACGTCTGACTCGCTAGAGTCTGCCGTAAAACCAAAAGAATATAATATTGATTTAGAACGCTTTTATAAAAATTCTATTTTACCTTAA